A window of the Gemmatimonadota bacterium genome harbors these coding sequences:
- a CDS encoding SCO family protein, producing MSRRSDAKARSLLLVTLVGISVSACGVPAEGGNVGELRGWVMDTPIAKPDLTLTDTNGEAFDLRAETNGYLTLLFFGYTHCPDVCPVHMANLGAVFGDLPPEVRDRTKVVFVSTDPERDTPERLRSWLDNFNRAFIGLRGSLDDINAALSSMMLPGVAVIPGEHGSEPMVGHPAAVLAFGPDGLAHVRYPFGVRQADWAHDLPLLVEGF from the coding sequence ATGTCACGTCGCAGTGATGCGAAGGCGAGGAGCCTTCTCCTGGTCACGCTTGTCGGCATCTCGGTCTCGGCGTGTGGCGTGCCGGCGGAGGGTGGCAATGTGGGCGAGCTGCGGGGTTGGGTCATGGACACGCCGATCGCGAAGCCGGACCTCACGCTCACCGATACGAACGGTGAAGCGTTCGATCTGAGAGCGGAAACCAACGGGTACCTGACGCTCCTCTTCTTCGGCTACACGCACTGTCCGGACGTCTGCCCGGTCCACATGGCGAACCTGGGCGCTGTATTCGGGGATCTGCCGCCCGAGGTACGCGATCGCACCAAGGTCGTCTTCGTCTCTACGGATCCCGAGCGGGACACGCCCGAGAGACTGCGTTCGTGGCTGGACAACTTCAACCGGGCCTTCATCGGGCTTCGGGGGTCTCTGGACGATATCAACGCCGCGCTGTCGTCGATGATGCTGCCCGGAGTCGCCGTCATCCCGGGGGAGCACGGCTCGGAGCCGATGGTCGGGCACCCCGCCGCGGTCCTGGCGTTCGGTCCGGACGGGCTGGCCCACGTCCGGTACCCTTTCGGCGTGCGGCAGGCGGATTGGGCTCACGACCTGCCGCTGCTCGTGGAAGGTTTCTGA
- a CDS encoding HmuY family protein, which translates to MLSHPGGGSLADSVKRLEFLAHDRVTLALVGVLALGAVLFVVASLGRRNIPTFVATTPAPTDVGAATLGPDTVTVDATGEEGWRFFDFSRASVVEAPGPMDWDLAFLRHRIVANGGRAFAGDGGLLELGGVEYDSVSEVPSTGYIGSPQPGDTTNAAIERWYNYNWTSHILEPRPTVWAVRTADGRYAKLRILGYYCPGPQAGCLTFEFVYQGGGGTDVTSQ; encoded by the coding sequence GTGCTCTCACACCCGGGCGGCGGGTCGCTCGCGGACTCCGTGAAGCGTCTCGAGTTTCTCGCCCACGATCGTGTTACTCTTGCGCTCGTGGGCGTTCTCGCGCTCGGAGCGGTTCTGTTCGTCGTGGCGTCGCTGGGCCGCAGGAACATCCCCACCTTCGTGGCCACGACGCCGGCTCCCACCGACGTGGGCGCGGCCACATTGGGGCCCGACACCGTAACCGTAGACGCGACAGGGGAGGAGGGCTGGCGCTTTTTCGACTTTTCTCGTGCCTCGGTGGTCGAGGCCCCCGGCCCGATGGATTGGGACCTCGCATTTCTGCGACACAGGATCGTTGCCAACGGAGGAAGGGCCTTCGCGGGTGACGGCGGCTTGCTCGAGCTGGGCGGCGTCGAATACGACTCGGTCTCGGAGGTGCCGTCGACCGGATACATCGGCTCGCCCCAACCCGGCGATACGACGAACGCGGCGATCGAGCGTTGGTACAACTACAATTGGACGAGCCACATCCTGGAGCCACGGCCCACCGTGTGGGCCGTCCGCACAGCGGACGGGCGGTACGCCAAGCTCCGGATCCTGGGGTACTATTGCCCGGGCCCGCAGGCAGGCTGTCTGACGTTCGAGTTCGTCTATCAAGGAGGGGGAGGCACCGATGTCACGTCGCAGTGA
- a CDS encoding cytochrome C oxidase subunit IV family protein, with protein sequence MATGEEHKAPPYMLVFVVLAVLTVLEVLFAMFADLPQVWLAVGLILMALWKAYLVALYFMHLRFEPRRLWILAASPIPLAIILVLVVIREF encoded by the coding sequence ATGGCAACCGGGGAAGAGCACAAGGCTCCACCGTACATGCTCGTATTTGTGGTGCTCGCCGTTCTCACGGTCCTTGAGGTGCTGTTCGCGATGTTCGCCGACCTACCCCAGGTCTGGCTCGCGGTGGGCCTGATCCTCATGGCTCTTTGGAAGGCCTATCTGGTGGCGCTCTACTTCATGCACCTCCGCTTCGAGCCCAGGCGGCTCTGGATCTTGGCTGCCTCGCCGATTCCGTTGGCGATCATCCTCGTCCTCGTGGTGATCAGGGAGTTCTAG
- a CDS encoding heme-copper oxidase subunit III — protein sequence MTTMTADRAPMAGMKVYHLKLGMWVFLLSEVMFFTGLIGSYIILRFAHPEAFAAPGVVLNVPLTAFNTFVLICSSVTMVKAFAAIEQGDQKGLQKWLLGTILLGAFFVGVQAVEYTILSSEGFVPMAESYHAIARGAAEGSAVIGGPLYGATFYTMTGFHGAHVSIGVLCLCFTLWRARKGAYTAGDLGGVEIMGLYWHFVDLVWILLFTVVYLI from the coding sequence ATGACGACGATGACCGCTGACCGGGCCCCCATGGCCGGAATGAAGGTCTACCACCTCAAGCTCGGGATGTGGGTGTTCCTGCTCTCGGAGGTCATGTTCTTTACCGGCCTGATCGGGTCGTACATCATCCTGCGCTTCGCGCACCCGGAGGCCTTCGCCGCGCCCGGGGTCGTGCTCAACGTACCGCTCACCGCCTTCAACACCTTCGTGCTCATCTGCTCGAGCGTCACGATGGTGAAGGCGTTCGCGGCGATTGAGCAGGGAGACCAGAAGGGTCTGCAGAAGTGGCTTCTCGGCACGATCCTGCTCGGGGCCTTCTTCGTCGGCGTGCAGGCGGTGGAGTACACGATCCTGTCCAGCGAGGGCTTCGTGCCGATGGCCGAATCGTACCACGCCATTGCTCGAGGGGCGGCCGAAGGGAGCGCGGTGATCGGAGGTCCGCTCTACGGCGCCACCTTCTACACGATGACCGGCTTCCACGGCGCACACGTGTCCATCGGAGTACTCTGCCTGTGCTTCACATTGTGGCGCGCCCGCAAAGGTGCCTACACCGCCGGCGATCTCGGCGGCGTGGAGATCATGGGTCTCTACTGGCACTTCGTGGACCTGGTCTGGATCCTCCTGTTCACGGTCGTTTATCTGATATAG
- a CDS encoding cbb3-type cytochrome c oxidase subunit I, translated as MSTTEQEIAGAIVAGGQHDHHEIPWIRRYVFATDHKMIAKQFMFLSLFFLVVGGALASMMRWQLGFPGQPMPGGGILPDAMMAPTPDGAIMLPEFYNSLVTMHGTIMIFFAIMPLLVGLFGNLLIPLQIGAEDMAFPRLNMASFWLAVPAGMLMLASFWVEGGAAGAGWTAYAPLSTSGEWTGVYLGQQLWLVSLTILGFSSLVGAVNYITTVINLRAPGMTWFRIPLATWSLFVTAVLVLLAIPILAGALIMLLFDQTIGTGFFRADVGGEPLLWQHLFWFFGHPEVYILILPAMGITSEVLSNRARKPIFGYHSMVLALISIGFLGWIVWGHHMFQSGMNPLLGTSFMISTMAIAVPSAIKTFNWLGTLWKADIHFDVPMLHALSFVSMFIIGGLSGIFMASTPVDVYIHDTYFIVAHLHYVLFGGSLFAIFAGITFWFPKMFGRMMNEPLGKVHWVMSFIFYNLVFFPMHNLGLQGMMRRIYDFRQYEFLQELEPMNQFISVFAFALIATQVLFVINFFWSIFKGKKAGDNPWNSNTLEWSVPSPPPHGNFARMPTVYRGPYEYSSPESDDDFLPQTTPPREGPGPSRGVPEPTPTPEGAEV; from the coding sequence ATGAGCACGACCGAACAAGAGATCGCGGGCGCGATCGTCGCTGGTGGGCAGCACGACCACCACGAGATCCCCTGGATTCGCCGATACGTCTTCGCCACCGACCACAAGATGATCGCGAAGCAGTTCATGTTCCTGAGCCTCTTCTTCCTCGTGGTCGGTGGTGCGCTCGCGAGCATGATGCGTTGGCAGCTCGGCTTCCCGGGCCAGCCGATGCCGGGTGGCGGGATCCTGCCGGACGCGATGATGGCGCCGACGCCGGATGGCGCGATCATGCTGCCAGAGTTCTACAACTCCCTGGTGACGATGCACGGCACGATCATGATCTTCTTCGCGATCATGCCGCTGCTGGTGGGGCTCTTCGGCAACCTCCTCATCCCGCTGCAGATCGGCGCCGAGGACATGGCTTTCCCGCGCCTGAACATGGCGTCATTCTGGCTCGCGGTCCCCGCAGGCATGCTCATGCTCGCGAGCTTCTGGGTCGAGGGAGGTGCTGCCGGTGCTGGCTGGACGGCATACGCGCCGCTGAGCACGTCGGGCGAATGGACTGGGGTATACCTCGGGCAACAGCTCTGGCTCGTGAGCCTGACGATTCTTGGCTTCTCGTCGCTCGTTGGAGCCGTGAACTACATCACCACCGTCATCAACCTGCGCGCGCCGGGCATGACCTGGTTTCGTATTCCTCTGGCGACGTGGTCGCTTTTCGTCACGGCGGTGCTCGTCCTGTTGGCGATTCCGATCCTGGCGGGCGCGCTGATCATGCTCCTGTTCGATCAGACCATCGGGACCGGGTTCTTCCGGGCCGATGTGGGCGGTGAGCCGCTACTGTGGCAGCACCTCTTCTGGTTCTTCGGGCACCCTGAGGTCTACATCCTCATCCTACCCGCGATGGGGATCACGTCCGAGGTGCTCTCGAACCGGGCTCGTAAGCCCATCTTCGGATATCACTCGATGGTGCTCGCGCTGATCAGCATCGGGTTCCTGGGCTGGATCGTATGGGGACACCACATGTTCCAGAGCGGCATGAACCCGCTGCTGGGCACCTCGTTCATGATCTCGACCATGGCGATCGCGGTTCCGTCGGCGATCAAGACGTTCAACTGGCTCGGGACGTTGTGGAAGGCCGACATCCACTTCGATGTGCCGATGCTGCACGCGCTCTCCTTCGTGTCGATGTTCATCATCGGCGGACTGTCCGGGATCTTCATGGCCTCGACGCCGGTGGATGTCTACATCCACGACACCTACTTCATCGTCGCGCACCTCCACTACGTGCTCTTCGGCGGTAGCCTGTTCGCGATCTTCGCCGGAATCACCTTTTGGTTCCCGAAGATGTTCGGACGGATGATGAACGAGCCGCTGGGCAAGGTGCACTGGGTCATGTCGTTCATCTTCTACAACCTCGTCTTCTTCCCCATGCACAACTTGGGACTGCAGGGGATGATGCGGCGGATCTACGACTTCAGGCAGTACGAGTTCCTGCAGGAGCTTGAACCGATGAACCAGTTCATTTCGGTCTTCGCGTTCGCGCTGATCGCGACGCAGGTGCTCTTCGTCATCAACTTCTTCTGGAGCATCTTCAAGGGCAAGAAGGCGGGCGACAACCCCTGGAATTCCAACACGCTCGAGTGGTCGGTTCCGTCGCCGCCGCCGCACGGGAATTTTGCGCGGATGCCGACGGTCTACCGCGGTCCGTACGAGTACAGCTCACCCGAATCCGACGACGACTTCCTGCCGCAGACGACGCCCCCCCGCGAGGGTCCCGGCCCGTCGAGAGGTGTTCCCGAACCTACCCCGACTCCGGAGGGAGCTGAGGTATGA
- the coxB gene encoding cytochrome c oxidase subunit II — MNWSWMLPEAFSTFSDDVDRIYYVILWITGVIFVLTESALIYFLVRYRHKEGRKATYDHGSNKLELVWTLGTLVICLGIGIASKGVWDRMKSEVPPGSMEIIVTAKQFEWNVTYPGPDGALGTADDFVVRNQIHAPVDRPVWIHLRAEDVLHSLFLPEMRVKQDAIPGRDIAVWFEATATGDYTIGCAELCGIGHYTMSGTLTIHTAADFQAWATAQAQQRP, encoded by the coding sequence ATGAATTGGAGCTGGATGCTCCCGGAAGCCTTCTCGACGTTCTCGGACGACGTCGACAGGATCTACTACGTCATCCTGTGGATCACCGGCGTCATCTTCGTCCTCACGGAGAGTGCGCTCATCTACTTCCTCGTCAGGTATCGCCACAAGGAAGGGCGAAAGGCCACGTACGACCACGGGAGCAACAAGTTAGAGCTTGTGTGGACCTTGGGTACACTCGTTATCTGTCTCGGGATCGGCATCGCGAGCAAAGGCGTGTGGGACCGGATGAAATCCGAGGTTCCGCCCGGCTCGATGGAGATCATCGTGACCGCCAAGCAGTTCGAGTGGAACGTGACCTACCCCGGGCCCGACGGCGCCCTCGGGACTGCCGACGACTTCGTGGTCCGGAATCAGATCCATGCCCCGGTCGATCGGCCCGTGTGGATCCACCTCCGCGCCGAGGATGTGCTGCATTCACTATTCCTGCCCGAGATGCGCGTGAAGCAGGATGCCATTCCGGGCAGGGACATCGCGGTCTGGTTCGAAGCGACCGCGACCGGTGACTACACGATCGGCTGTGCCGAGCTGTGCGGAATTGGTCACTACACCATGAGCGGGACGCTCACGATCCACACGGCGGCAGACTTTCAGGCTTGGGCAACCGCCCAGGCGCAGCAGCGCCCCTAA
- a CDS encoding c-type cytochrome, producing the protein MMRLALPLLCDARLAAASLALALVAVPLVPATVAAQVDGEGVYVEWCAGCHGEDGTGNGPAANTMLPRPRDFTLALYQVRTTATGELPTDADMLKVIDQGMPGTAMPGWEDVLTQGERLALVDYLKTFSRFFQGEAPAKLEFSRATRGTDEAIARGREVYETIVECWRCHGQEGRGDGESAATLSDDAGFPIFAADLTANWTFNGGGSVEEIYRVLRTGLDGTPMPAFSEIADVITDDDLWGIAHYVRSLSPEEFPEVREVVSAKRIIGGTVPETLSDEAWQAVEAIYVPLVGQIVVKPRWFNPRVRGVWVQALHDGQELALLVSWTDPSASPDPDWADFGQRMIETMGPGDEGAATASGAPDQLVVQFPVTLSDGMERPYFLQGDTRRPTNTWTWRSDVPDALESIARGMGTAVPQPDGEQHVRAEAEHSDGEWRVLFVRSLDTGGAEDLVFPVGQTVPVAFQAWDGDNGESGNQGAVSTWYFLFLEQPTPMSVYVAPPIALVLTLLFGLLVIRQAQWEASGASAGITRRLPRFRLTKSVELAFGMGVGVAWLGMAFAAYRSASAGWDAGHSDLGVWWTVIAGFLAIAGLSAMIGTWIHTRPNDVRRQHD; encoded by the coding sequence ATGATGCGCCTCGCGCTGCCGTTGTTGTGTGATGCGCGTCTCGCGGCCGCGTCCCTGGCACTCGCGCTCGTGGCGGTCCCGCTCGTGCCCGCGACTGTCGCGGCTCAAGTGGACGGCGAGGGCGTATACGTAGAATGGTGTGCGGGCTGCCACGGTGAGGACGGCACCGGAAACGGCCCGGCGGCCAACACGATGCTGCCGCGACCTCGGGACTTCACGCTCGCGCTCTACCAGGTTCGGACCACCGCTACCGGCGAGCTGCCCACCGACGCCGACATGCTCAAGGTGATCGACCAGGGCATGCCCGGTACCGCGATGCCGGGCTGGGAGGACGTGCTCACCCAGGGCGAGCGCCTCGCCCTGGTCGATTATCTCAAGACCTTCTCGCGCTTTTTCCAAGGCGAAGCGCCGGCAAAACTCGAATTCAGCCGCGCTACCCGCGGCACGGACGAGGCGATCGCTCGTGGCCGGGAGGTCTACGAGACCATCGTCGAGTGCTGGCGCTGTCACGGCCAGGAGGGCCGTGGCGACGGGGAGTCGGCAGCGACGCTGAGCGACGACGCCGGCTTCCCGATCTTCGCGGCCGACCTGACCGCGAACTGGACGTTCAACGGTGGCGGCTCGGTGGAGGAGATCTACCGGGTTCTGCGCACGGGTCTCGACGGCACGCCGATGCCGGCGTTCTCCGAGATCGCCGATGTGATCACGGACGACGACCTGTGGGGCATCGCCCACTACGTGCGCAGCCTGTCACCCGAGGAGTTCCCCGAGGTGCGCGAGGTCGTCTCGGCCAAGCGAATCATCGGCGGCACCGTTCCTGAGACCCTGAGCGATGAGGCTTGGCAGGCGGTAGAGGCCATCTACGTGCCTCTCGTGGGCCAGATCGTGGTGAAGCCGCGCTGGTTCAACCCCCGCGTCCGCGGCGTGTGGGTCCAGGCCCTACACGACGGACAGGAGCTGGCCTTGCTCGTCTCGTGGACCGATCCGTCCGCGAGCCCCGACCCGGATTGGGCGGACTTCGGGCAGCGGATGATCGAGACCATGGGGCCGGGCGATGAGGGCGCGGCGACGGCTTCGGGAGCGCCCGACCAGCTCGTCGTCCAGTTCCCGGTGACGCTGTCGGACGGCATGGAGCGTCCGTACTTCCTCCAGGGAGACACGCGCCGACCGACGAACACCTGGACGTGGCGGAGCGACGTTCCGGACGCGTTGGAGAGCATCGCGCGCGGCATGGGCACCGCGGTTCCTCAGCCCGACGGTGAACAGCACGTGAGGGCAGAGGCGGAACACTCCGACGGCGAGTGGAGGGTCCTCTTCGTGAGGTCGCTCGACACCGGTGGGGCCGAGGATCTCGTCTTCCCCGTGGGCCAGACGGTGCCGGTGGCGTTCCAAGCGTGGGATGGGGACAACGGCGAAAGTGGAAACCAGGGGGCGGTGAGCACGTGGTACTTCCTGTTCCTCGAGCAACCGACCCCGATGTCGGTCTACGTGGCGCCCCCGATCGCTCTGGTGCTCACGCTCTTGTTCGGTTTGCTTGTGATCCGGCAAGCGCAGTGGGAGGCGAGTGGAGCGAGCGCCGGAATAACAAGGCGACTGCCAAGGTTCAGGTTGACGAAGTCCGTTGAACTGGCTTTCGGGATGGGCGTGGGCGTCGCTTGGCTCGGGATGGCGTTCGCAGCCTACCGGAGTGCCAGCGCCGGTTGGGACGCCGGACATTCGGACCTGGGCGTCTGGTGGACGGTCATCGCGGGGTTCCTGGCGATCGCCGGCCTCAGCGCTATGATCGGGACATGGATACACACACGACCTAATGACGTACGGAGGCAGCATGATTGA
- a CDS encoding cytochrome c, producing MGWLRTPFRQAIAILAVAYALIEFGIPYIPPLFGVASAPVPNTVVLQYLVTVMVGILLWVSDNEQRWTDFKKPIHEVLVRPDRKVARGVLLVAVPLLMAFIAYGRARPDMSAPPSFRAIHPAPPSSIPFQGETIELTGLENPLRTAGSLDEHYEEGKRVYYQNCVACHGDALRGRGHYAPGFNPAPLNFQDVGTIAQLTESFVFWRIATGGPGLPNEGAPWNSAMPAWENFLTADEIWSVIIFLYEQTGHSPRAWEETEGGEGTEGAGQ from the coding sequence ATGGGCTGGTTGAGAACCCCGTTCCGGCAGGCGATCGCGATCCTGGCCGTCGCCTACGCGCTGATCGAGTTCGGGATCCCCTACATCCCGCCGCTCTTCGGAGTCGCGAGCGCGCCGGTACCCAACACCGTCGTGCTCCAGTACCTGGTCACGGTCATGGTGGGAATCCTGCTATGGGTGAGCGACAACGAGCAGCGTTGGACCGACTTCAAGAAGCCGATCCACGAGGTTCTGGTCCGCCCCGACCGCAAGGTCGCCCGTGGGGTGCTCCTGGTCGCGGTCCCGCTCCTGATGGCGTTCATCGCGTACGGGCGCGCACGCCCGGACATGTCGGCGCCGCCGAGCTTCCGCGCGATCCATCCGGCGCCCCCGAGCTCGATCCCCTTCCAGGGAGAGACGATCGAGCTGACCGGGCTCGAAAACCCTCTCAGGACCGCTGGATCGCTAGATGAGCACTATGAAGAGGGCAAGCGTGTCTATTACCAGAACTGTGTCGCGTGTCACGGCGACGCGCTCAGGGGACGCGGCCACTACGCGCCGGGCTTCAACCCCGCGCCGCTCAATTTCCAGGACGTCGGCACCATCGCGCAGCTCACCGAGAGCTTCGTCTTTTGGCGCATCGCGACGGGTGGGCCTGGCCTCCCGAACGAAGGCGCGCCATGGAACTCGGCGATGCCTGCGTGGGAGAACTTCCTGACGGCCGACGAGATCTGGTCGGTCATCATCTTTCTGTATGAGCAAACGGGGCACTCGCCCCGGGCGTGGGAGGAGACCGAAGGCGGTGAAGGCACCGAGGGGGCGGGGCAATGA
- a CDS encoding c-type cytochrome: protein MTNLKVLGVVLGTLVLYTWVANAIPQLESVVPEELSFSADVTEAELVEAGRELFNGGGGCLVCHGLETRAPNLLTDHGGEGTIGQRCGTRVPGVDCKTYIYESLTSPTAYVLEGFDPMVFQARVFSGAQIWALVAFLQDQGGAVTVTGGDVASAAEADAAAPPSGGPLTASLDPLEIMRANLCFGCHILDGEGVEIGPPFDGMGDRIDSDRIRRSILDPMAEAADGYEEVLGQMPPTLVDMISARQLEVLVQFLSGQGG from the coding sequence ATGACGAACCTGAAGGTTCTCGGTGTGGTGCTCGGCACGCTCGTCCTCTATACGTGGGTCGCGAACGCGATTCCGCAGCTCGAGTCCGTGGTTCCCGAGGAGCTCAGCTTCTCGGCGGACGTCACGGAAGCGGAGCTCGTGGAGGCCGGCCGGGAACTCTTCAACGGTGGCGGCGGCTGCCTCGTTTGCCACGGCCTCGAAACGCGTGCTCCGAACCTGCTCACCGATCACGGGGGTGAGGGCACGATCGGTCAGCGCTGCGGGACCCGAGTCCCGGGGGTGGACTGCAAGACGTACATCTACGAGTCCCTCACCAGCCCGACCGCGTACGTGCTCGAGGGCTTCGACCCCATGGTGTTCCAGGCGCGGGTGTTCTCCGGCGCCCAGATCTGGGCGCTGGTGGCGTTTTTGCAGGACCAGGGCGGCGCGGTCACCGTGACCGGCGGGGACGTTGCTAGCGCCGCGGAGGCCGACGCGGCCGCGCCACCTTCCGGCGGTCCCCTCACCGCGTCGCTGGATCCGCTCGAGATCATGCGCGCCAATCTGTGCTTCGGATGTCACATACTCGACGGGGAAGGAGTCGAGATCGGCCCGCCGTTCGACGGAATGGGAGACCGCATCGACTCGGACCGCATCCGACGGTCGATCCTCGATCCGATGGCCGAGGCCGCGGACGGCTACGAAGAGGTTCTGGGCCAAATGCCCCCGACACTCGTCGACATGATATCGGCGCGGCAACTCGAAGTGCTGGTCCAGTTCCTCTCCGGGCAGGGGGGCTGA
- a CDS encoding cytochrome ubiquinol oxidase subunit I, giving the protein MPERTSLARILRRTALPLLCAGGVVALLALLADPLLAQGYTPREYGDFPLIGSRAAVWIAAQLHLFFAAFVLGVPMFAVVAELIGMVNKEERFDKLAKEFTRLLLISYSATAIWGAVLVFALITLYPRVWGYLAEIFAPSMWVYVGVFFFESFTLYLYYYGWDHWKKGRAKWGHWGLGVLLNIWGTIVMVIANSWVTYMMSPPAEVTPDTAPDMVRFWSAFANATWMPINIHRFIANIVFGGAIVGAYAAFRFLNSETEEERAHYDWMGYIGNFVAISALIVLPFAGYYLGREIYEFNQQMGTTMMGGFMSWLWVVQAFLIGVLFLAGNYYLWVGMGRIPGAERFQPYTKWMLAVLVLGVIVWATPRNMIASRDELTAMGGQFHPFLGVLGVMSAKNTAVNLMILTTFLSFLLYRRANKRPTISWARRGTTIQGALFVISAAVVLFYGVYGYFVPALTRIGFSVYQVLAVLTTITGVLTIDVLMMRGAESRGEIRWGEMPDRAQYALLILAVTFTWLMGLMGFARSGIRQHWHIYEVMRDTSVDAATPALGYAAIVISACVLMFLGMVSFIFWIGGLAEKPVISGVGSVPSPVPATGD; this is encoded by the coding sequence ATGCCTGAGCGTACGTCGCTCGCTCGAATCCTGCGGCGGACGGCGCTGCCGTTGCTGTGCGCGGGTGGGGTGGTAGCCCTGCTAGCGCTGCTGGCGGACCCACTGCTCGCTCAGGGCTACACGCCCCGGGAGTACGGTGACTTTCCCCTCATCGGATCGCGGGCCGCGGTGTGGATCGCCGCGCAGCTCCATCTCTTCTTCGCCGCTTTCGTGCTCGGCGTGCCGATGTTCGCGGTGGTCGCGGAGTTGATCGGCATGGTCAACAAGGAAGAGCGCTTCGACAAGTTGGCCAAGGAGTTCACCCGGCTGCTTCTCATCTCCTACTCGGCCACTGCCATCTGGGGCGCGGTGCTGGTCTTCGCGCTCATCACGCTGTACCCGCGGGTGTGGGGTTACCTCGCCGAGATCTTCGCTCCGTCGATGTGGGTCTACGTCGGGGTCTTCTTCTTCGAGTCGTTCACGCTCTACCTGTACTACTACGGCTGGGACCATTGGAAGAAAGGACGCGCGAAGTGGGGCCACTGGGGGCTCGGCGTCCTGCTGAACATCTGGGGCACGATCGTGATGGTCATCGCCAACTCCTGGGTGACCTACATGATGAGCCCGCCGGCGGAGGTCACCCCCGACACCGCGCCGGACATGGTCCGGTTCTGGAGCGCGTTCGCGAACGCCACATGGATGCCGATCAACATCCACAGATTCATCGCGAACATCGTCTTCGGCGGAGCGATCGTCGGTGCATACGCTGCGTTTCGCTTCCTGAATTCAGAGACCGAGGAGGAGCGGGCCCACTACGACTGGATGGGCTATATCGGGAACTTCGTCGCGATCAGCGCGCTGATCGTGCTCCCCTTCGCCGGCTACTACTTGGGCAGGGAGATCTACGAATTCAACCAGCAGATGGGCACCACGATGATGGGTGGCTTCATGAGCTGGCTTTGGGTCGTGCAGGCCTTCCTGATCGGCGTGCTCTTCCTGGCGGGAAACTACTACCTGTGGGTCGGCATGGGGCGCATTCCCGGCGCCGAGCGCTTCCAGCCCTACACCAAGTGGATGCTCGCGGTGCTCGTCCTCGGGGTCATCGTATGGGCGACGCCGCGCAACATGATCGCGAGCCGGGACGAGCTTACCGCTATGGGCGGCCAGTTCCATCCGTTCCTCGGGGTTCTGGGCGTCATGAGCGCCAAGAACACCGCCGTGAATCTGATGATCCTCACGACCTTCCTGTCCTTCCTGCTTTACCGGAGGGCGAACAAGCGTCCGACGATTTCGTGGGCTCGGAGGGGCACTACGATCCAGGGGGCGCTGTTCGTGATCTCGGCGGCGGTGGTGCTCTTCTACGGCGTCTACGGCTACTTCGTACCGGCGCTCACCCGCATCGGCTTCAGCGTCTATCAGGTGCTCGCGGTGCTCACGACGATCACCGGCGTCCTCACGATCGACGTCTTGATGATGCGGGGAGCCGAGTCCAGGGGTGAGATCCGCTGGGGCGAGATGCCGGATCGCGCACAATACGCGCTCCTGATTCTGGCGGTCACGTTTACGTGGCTCATGGGGCTCATGGGATTCGCGCGCAGCGGAATCCGGCAGCATTGGCACATCTATGAGGTCATGCGGGATACGAGCGTCGACGCGGCCACGCCGGCGCTGGGCTATGCCGCCATAGTGATCTCGGCTTGTGTGCTGATGTTCCTGGGGATGGTGTCCTTCATCTTCTGGATCGGAGGCCTGGCGGAGAAGCCGGTGATCTCCGGGGTGGGCTCGGTGCCGTCCCCCGTACCCGCGACCGGGGACTGA